Proteins co-encoded in one Sulfurospirillum arsenophilum NBRC 109478 genomic window:
- a CDS encoding ABC transporter substrate-binding protein: protein MRSFMTLLSLAAIMATSAYAKEINVGVILPMSGALAGYGQVANEGVELANALQPKLKNGDSIKLVLVDTKGDKVESANATTRLITSDKVVGIIGEMISTNTAQIISIAEKKQIPVIAPAATNDKLTENRAYANRVCFIDSFQGTVVANYASKDLGLKTAVVVTDQAQVYSLGLAKAFTQAFTQNGGKVLKEVRISSGDKDFKAVISQIKSLNADFVFLPVYHTEASMIKRQAKQADFNKPFFSGDGVANQTFIDLGGDAVEGYMFTDAFDHSAPPTQKSKDFIAAYEKKTGKRELNSFTALGADAYNIMVDAMNRCANPEDSVCVNNEIRKTSKYEGVSGFISIDDKGNATRSAVIKEIKGGKAVYKSTVNP from the coding sequence ATGCGTTCTTTTATGACACTGTTAAGCCTTGCCGCTATTATGGCAACAAGTGCTTATGCAAAAGAGATTAATGTGGGTGTTATTTTACCTATGAGTGGTGCGCTTGCGGGTTATGGTCAAGTGGCGAATGAGGGAGTTGAGCTTGCCAATGCATTGCAACCAAAACTCAAAAATGGCGATAGTATTAAACTGGTTTTAGTTGATACCAAAGGCGATAAAGTCGAATCAGCCAATGCTACAACGAGACTTATTACTTCCGATAAAGTTGTGGGAATTATAGGCGAGATGATCAGTACGAACACGGCTCAGATTATCTCTATTGCTGAGAAAAAACAGATCCCTGTGATTGCTCCTGCTGCGACAAACGATAAACTTACCGAAAATAGAGCTTATGCCAATCGTGTCTGTTTTATTGACTCTTTCCAAGGAACCGTGGTTGCAAACTATGCTTCTAAAGATTTAGGGCTTAAAACAGCTGTGGTAGTAACCGATCAAGCACAAGTGTATTCACTCGGACTTGCTAAAGCCTTTACACAAGCGTTTACACAAAACGGTGGAAAAGTACTTAAAGAAGTTCGTATTAGCTCAGGTGATAAAGATTTTAAAGCGGTTATTTCTCAAATCAAATCGCTTAATGCTGATTTTGTTTTCTTGCCTGTATATCATACCGAAGCGTCTATGATTAAACGTCAAGCGAAACAAGCAGACTTCAATAAACCTTTCTTTTCAGGCGATGGCGTTGCCAATCAAACCTTTATTGACTTAGGCGGGGATGCAGTCGAAGGTTATATGTTTACAGACGCATTTGACCACAGCGCGCCTCCAACACAAAAATCAAAAGATTTTATAGCCGCATATGAGAAAAAAACAGGTAAAAGAGAGCTGAACTCATTTACAGCTTTGGGTGCAGATGCCTATAACATCATGGTCGATGCGATGAATCGTTGTGCTAACCCAGAAGATAGCGTTTGCGTCAACAACGAAATCCGAAAAACTTCAAAATATGAGGGAGTATCTGGCTTTATCTCGATTGATGATAAAGGAAATGCAACCCGTTCTGCTGTTATCAAAGAGATCAAAGGTGGCAAAGCCGTTTACAAATCTACTGTCAATCCCTAA
- a CDS encoding methyl-accepting chemotaxis protein yields the protein MSVNLLLIGANDATTEELVSLVDATLSTTAVYQKATLSNYQNYDASNYDLIVCFANRYDEMLKKYGKEKVISVEFVPPTDFFVAVSRIPAGEKVAIFNNSASGANVLLKFLKFYRLDHVTYRVVPFDECSDSETREALSESKYIIGTDGYVSSGKTLYTKYSSYLRPDVVVMPSPPRTATAESVSGLAQIVTAINSDKALQEARDISKKLAEQTKEISLITQSASKSIEDTANTIVIVNTKLAAEVQNVQVTNNMALELTEAVDQIGNITTAIKYIASETNLLALNATIEAARAGDHGRGFAVVASEVRKLSDQSNKSTDNIRLSIMDVQKVVDQIVPALQRTVDEIIKTQSEVERISIAAQEESRAMNEIIKKLQIIVDVSEALNVAENTHA from the coding sequence ATGAGTGTTAATCTACTTTTAATCGGAGCAAATGATGCTACAACTGAGGAGCTAGTCTCATTGGTTGACGCAACACTTTCGACCACCGCTGTGTATCAAAAAGCTACTTTAAGTAACTATCAAAATTACGATGCTTCAAATTATGATTTAATTGTCTGCTTTGCCAACCGTTATGATGAAATGTTGAAAAAATATGGCAAAGAGAAAGTCATTTCGGTTGAGTTTGTGCCACCTACCGATTTTTTTGTGGCCGTTAGTCGTATTCCCGCAGGCGAAAAAGTCGCTATTTTTAATAACAGTGCATCAGGTGCGAATGTTCTTCTGAAATTTTTAAAATTTTACAGACTAGACCATGTAACGTATCGTGTTGTTCCTTTTGATGAGTGTAGTGATAGTGAGACAAGGGAAGCTTTGAGTGAATCAAAATACATTATCGGAACCGATGGGTATGTTTCATCGGGTAAAACACTCTATACAAAATACAGTAGCTATTTACGTCCTGATGTTGTTGTCATGCCAAGTCCTCCTCGTACAGCTACGGCTGAGAGTGTCAGTGGATTAGCGCAAATTGTAACGGCTATTAATAGCGACAAAGCACTGCAAGAAGCTCGTGATATTTCCAAAAAATTAGCGGAGCAAACCAAAGAGATTTCTCTTATCACCCAAAGTGCTTCCAAATCCATCGAAGATACTGCAAATACGATTGTTATTGTCAACACAAAATTGGCAGCTGAAGTTCAAAATGTTCAAGTGACCAATAATATGGCACTAGAATTAACCGAAGCGGTTGATCAGATCGGTAATATTACGACGGCTATTAAATACATCGCGAGTGAGACCAACCTTTTAGCACTTAACGCTACCATTGAAGCAGCGCGTGCGGGAGATCATGGACGAGGATTTGCCGTTGTAGCAAGTGAAGTACGTAAACTCTCCGACCAGAGCAACAAATCTACCGATAATATTCGCCTCTCCATCATGGATGTCCAAAAAGTCGTTGACCAAATTGTTCCAGCATTGCAACGAACCGTTGATGAAATTATTAAAACGCAGTCTGAAGTCGAACGCATCAGCATCGCGGCACAAGAAGAGAGTCGCGCTATGAATGAGATTATCAAAAAACTTCAAATCATTGTCGATGTTTCTGAAGCATTGAACGTCGCTGAAAACACCCACGCTTAA
- a CDS encoding LysE family translocator has protein sequence MFDIQNYYSFIAAIVVFQLIPGAGTIAILNATARNGIRAGLGAVCGTLLGDFAFMIAALAGLAALMQQNPFLFELLQYFGAAYLCWLGVGLMRTKIEPENGKAEPKKSASVYFKQAFFVSITNPKVMLFFVAFFPLFLRPNATEMTLVAMILHVSLISLVYQTLLVLLGNTLTLKLKAFPLARKIATRLAGISLVGFGIKLAINNR, from the coding sequence ATGTTTGACATTCAGAATTATTATAGCTTTATAGCCGCTATTGTTGTTTTTCAACTTATTCCTGGAGCTGGGACTATTGCGATTCTTAATGCCACTGCACGCAATGGTATTAGAGCAGGTCTTGGTGCAGTCTGTGGGACACTTTTGGGTGATTTTGCTTTTATGATAGCAGCCCTTGCTGGACTTGCGGCTTTAATGCAGCAAAACCCCTTTCTTTTTGAGCTTTTACAGTACTTTGGTGCAGCGTATTTATGTTGGTTAGGTGTGGGACTGATGCGTACTAAAATTGAGCCTGAAAACGGAAAAGCAGAACCCAAAAAATCTGCCTCTGTCTATTTTAAGCAGGCTTTTTTTGTGAGCATTACCAACCCTAAAGTGATGCTCTTTTTTGTAGCATTCTTTCCTCTGTTTTTACGCCCCAATGCTACAGAGATGACATTGGTTGCGATGATTTTACATGTAAGCCTTATTAGCCTTGTTTACCAAACGCTCTTAGTTCTTTTAGGCAATACGTTAACACTTAAACTCAAAGCTTTTCCTCTTGCTCGAAAAATTGCTACCCGCTTAGCAGGAATTTCTCTTGTCGGTTTTGGCATTAAACTCGCCATCAACAACCGCTAA
- a CDS encoding EamA family transporter, with protein sequence MPLRHILIALSVVVIWGVNFVVIQVALQEIPPLLLTFLRFFFATFPAIFFFKRPKNTSWKMLFCYSLSMFILDFAFLFSGMYVGVSSGIASLALQTQVFFTAILAVIFLKEKMTLAKIIGAIIAFSGIVFVGFHSGGDVNLLGLLLVECAALSWAIGNLVSKQIGKVDMLSLVVWGSFISLPFLLALSYIFESHLWHFEMFTHLSGKSIGAIAYLAYPVTFFGFGIWSWLLSRYPATTVVPFTLLVPVVGFSSSALLVGEALPSWKLIAAFLIVFGLVINLYGERFIKRS encoded by the coding sequence ATGCCTCTTAGACATATTTTAATCGCCCTAAGTGTGGTTGTCATTTGGGGAGTCAATTTTGTGGTGATTCAAGTTGCCCTTCAAGAGATTCCTCCCCTGTTACTGACGTTTTTACGTTTCTTTTTTGCAACGTTTCCAGCGATCTTTTTCTTCAAAAGACCCAAAAACACCTCATGGAAAATGCTCTTTTGCTACTCTTTGAGCATGTTTATCCTCGATTTTGCGTTTTTATTTTCAGGAATGTATGTAGGTGTTAGTTCTGGCATTGCCTCTCTGGCACTTCAAACCCAAGTCTTTTTTACCGCCATCTTAGCCGTGATTTTTCTTAAAGAGAAAATGACGTTGGCTAAAATTATAGGAGCGATCATTGCTTTTTCGGGCATTGTATTTGTAGGATTTCATTCAGGAGGCGATGTCAATCTCTTAGGGCTTCTCTTAGTCGAATGCGCCGCACTTTCGTGGGCGATTGGCAATCTTGTTTCTAAGCAAATCGGCAAAGTAGATATGCTGAGCCTTGTGGTATGGGGAAGTTTCATTTCGCTTCCGTTTTTACTGGCACTCTCGTATATCTTTGAGTCTCATCTATGGCATTTTGAGATGTTCACACACCTCTCAGGTAAAAGTATAGGAGCTATTGCCTATCTTGCTTATCCTGTAACCTTTTTTGGCTTTGGCATCTGGAGCTGGCTATTGAGTCGTTACCCTGCAACCACCGTGGTACCTTTTACGCTCTTAGTGCCTGTGGTCGGCTTTTCCTCTTCAGCCCTTTTGGTAGGAGAAGCATTGCCAAGTTGGAAGCTTATCGCAGCATTTTTAATCGTCTTTGGATTAGTAATTAACCTCTATGGGGAACGCTTTATCAAGCGTTCCTAA
- a CDS encoding sulfatase-like hydrolase/transferase, which translates to MNNMLWLSAGLFLIALFTSKNRTRTQKSALIGAVGIFIYMIMSAFYIVSNYFTGEGINDAVIFHLRYGLDGSGFGDYYLIIAAGIGLLIASLALSLFYYRLVKNDLFEHHHKLKHGISLVALIISLLLHPTVRFTGESVLKAIGIENPLSLQYSFADYYQTPSLTPTSEEHPNLVYIFAESFENTYFDEKIFPSLVTALRPIREQSISFTQIHQAQGTSWTIAGMTSVMCGLPLVTPSTDAHSAQGNSMSKMSTFYSGAVCMSDMLHKEGYKLIYRSGSPLDFAGVDKLYKTHQFDDIKGIKELKGLLQNPSYQTPWGLYDDTLFDIAMNDFKKFSKTKQKFAMFLSTMDTHHPYGHVSKSCKQQQYKDGSNTMLNAVTCSDELIAKFIKQIGESPYGKNTIIVVASDHLAMHNVAIDDLMKGERRNQFMIIDPRMSSGQSVDKVGTTLDIGATLLPFLGYSAQLGLSRNLLGEDASLEASLSNFDKILGAWTKEISRFWEFPKIEQDLVLDSARNNLKIGTTLYKFPILLRLSENLEVSPFFEVKIKFFETAKLFGYLHDYQSNDAFLWVDKCSRTATLGLDSNVSTKGKYCYALGKLGGDITIDTLNADKKLTLDVLNQTLNLTSEDEKATQRRENLRTLNEK; encoded by the coding sequence ATGAATAACATGCTATGGTTATCCGCAGGACTTTTTCTTATCGCTTTATTTACCTCTAAAAATCGTACACGAACACAAAAGAGTGCACTCATAGGTGCGGTGGGAATTTTCATTTATATGATCATGAGTGCTTTTTATATTGTATCCAATTACTTTACGGGTGAGGGTATTAATGATGCTGTCATCTTTCATCTTCGCTATGGGTTGGATGGGTCAGGATTTGGTGATTATTATTTAATCATTGCAGCAGGAATAGGACTTTTAATAGCAAGTTTAGCGCTTTCACTTTTTTACTATCGTTTAGTGAAAAATGATCTCTTTGAACATCATCACAAGCTCAAACATGGCATATCCCTTGTGGCGTTAATCATTTCTTTGTTGCTTCATCCTACTGTACGCTTTACGGGCGAGAGTGTGCTTAAGGCGATTGGCATTGAAAATCCACTCAGCCTTCAATACAGCTTTGCGGATTATTATCAGACACCTTCACTTACGCCTACGAGCGAAGAACATCCTAACTTGGTGTATATTTTTGCAGAAAGCTTTGAAAACACCTACTTTGATGAGAAGATTTTCCCCTCACTTGTCACAGCACTTCGTCCTATTCGTGAGCAGAGCATCTCATTTACACAAATTCATCAAGCACAAGGAACCAGTTGGACGATCGCAGGTATGACATCTGTGATGTGCGGACTTCCTTTAGTGACGCCTTCAACCGATGCGCATTCTGCACAAGGTAACTCCATGTCGAAGATGAGCACCTTCTATTCAGGTGCCGTGTGCATGAGTGATATGCTTCATAAAGAGGGGTATAAACTTATTTATCGTAGTGGTTCGCCTTTGGATTTTGCAGGGGTTGATAAGCTTTATAAAACACATCAATTTGATGATATTAAAGGTATTAAAGAGCTGAAAGGATTGCTTCAAAATCCAAGTTATCAAACCCCGTGGGGATTGTATGATGACACGCTTTTTGATATTGCGATGAATGACTTTAAAAAGTTTTCAAAAACCAAACAAAAATTTGCAATGTTCCTCTCAACAATGGACACGCATCACCCATACGGGCATGTCTCAAAAAGCTGTAAGCAACAACAGTATAAAGATGGAAGCAACACCATGCTGAATGCCGTCACGTGTTCGGATGAATTGATCGCAAAGTTCATTAAGCAAATTGGGGAATCTCCGTATGGTAAAAATACGATCATCGTTGTAGCCTCAGATCATCTTGCGATGCATAATGTGGCGATTGATGATCTTATGAAGGGTGAACGTCGCAATCAATTTATGATTATTGACCCAAGAATGAGTAGTGGTCAAAGTGTTGATAAAGTAGGGACAACGCTCGATATTGGTGCGACACTCTTACCATTTTTAGGCTACAGTGCACAACTAGGACTCAGTCGAAACCTATTGGGCGAAGACGCCTCATTGGAAGCTTCTTTGAGTAACTTTGATAAGATTTTAGGTGCTTGGACCAAAGAGATCAGCCGTTTTTGGGAATTCCCAAAAATAGAGCAAGATTTGGTGTTAGACAGTGCCAGAAACAACCTCAAAATCGGTACAACGCTTTATAAGTTTCCTATATTACTTCGTTTGAGTGAGAACTTAGAAGTCAGCCCTTTCTTTGAAGTCAAGATCAAATTTTTTGAGACGGCTAAACTCTTTGGTTATCTGCATGATTATCAGTCCAATGATGCTTTTTTATGGGTCGATAAATGTTCACGTACCGCTACTTTAGGCTTGGATAGCAATGTGAGTACTAAGGGAAAATACTGCTACGCTTTGGGAAAACTGGGTGGTGACATTACCATCGATACACTCAACGCAGATAAAAAACTGACATTAGACGTGCTCAATCAAACACTTAATCTTACCTCTGAAGATGAAAAAGCAACACAAAGAAGAGAAAATTTGAGAACACTAAACGAGAAGTAA
- a CDS encoding ammonium transporter translates to MRSKLLSLATLLPVSALWAAEDAATEVAEVAEKVLTLDVGNTAWVLTATALVMLMTPAGLALFYGGMSRSKNLLNTIAMSVMGYIVAAVVWVVAGYTLAFGTDIGGVIGFDSLFLSGIKVTDLWATGSIPVLLFVAFQMTFAGITVALASGAIIERLKFSTWIVFAAIWILAVYAPIAHWVWGGGFLSKLGVLDFAGGTVVHINAGVAGLVVALMLGKRADFGKAMFPSSVTLTVLGASMLWFGWFGFNAGSELGADGIAASAFLVTNTAAAIAALSWMTIEYITYKKFTLLGIASGIVAGLVAITPAAGFVDTGASLIIGAVAGIVAFYGVNGLKKALKYDDSLDAFGIHGVAGIWGALATGIFANPEVNELGTGLLYGNADQVMIQIEGIIVTIVYTAIATAIVFKIASILTGGARVSADAESQGLDEVEHGEKAFNLR, encoded by the coding sequence ATGAGAAGTAAACTACTTTCTCTCGCAACATTGTTGCCTGTATCAGCATTATGGGCTGCAGAAGACGCAGCTACTGAGGTGGCAGAAGTCGCTGAAAAGGTTTTAACTCTTGACGTTGGTAACACAGCGTGGGTTTTAACAGCAACAGCACTCGTTATGTTAATGACACCAGCAGGTTTAGCACTTTTTTATGGCGGTATGTCTCGCTCTAAAAACTTGCTTAACACCATTGCGATGAGTGTTATGGGGTACATCGTTGCAGCCGTTGTTTGGGTTGTGGCTGGTTATACCTTGGCATTTGGTACAGATATCGGTGGCGTTATCGGTTTTGATAGTCTCTTCCTAAGTGGTATCAAGGTGACTGACCTTTGGGCAACGGGAAGTATTCCTGTGCTTCTTTTTGTGGCGTTCCAAATGACTTTTGCGGGTATTACCGTTGCTCTTGCAAGTGGTGCTATCATCGAGAGATTGAAGTTTTCAACATGGATCGTCTTTGCGGCTATTTGGATTCTAGCGGTTTATGCTCCTATTGCTCACTGGGTATGGGGTGGCGGATTTTTATCAAAACTTGGCGTTCTTGATTTCGCTGGTGGTACCGTTGTTCACATCAACGCAGGTGTTGCAGGCTTAGTTGTAGCGCTTATGTTAGGTAAACGTGCAGATTTTGGTAAAGCAATGTTCCCTTCATCTGTAACCTTGACCGTGCTAGGTGCGAGTATGTTATGGTTCGGTTGGTTCGGATTTAACGCAGGTAGTGAGTTGGGTGCTGATGGTATTGCTGCGAGTGCATTCCTTGTAACCAACACAGCAGCGGCTATTGCAGCGCTTTCTTGGATGACAATTGAGTACATCACGTACAAAAAGTTTACACTTCTTGGTATCGCTTCTGGTATCGTTGCAGGTCTTGTTGCGATCACTCCAGCAGCAGGTTTTGTTGACACAGGTGCTTCACTTATCATTGGTGCGGTTGCTGGTATCGTAGCGTTCTACGGTGTAAACGGCTTGAAAAAAGCACTTAAATACGATGACTCACTAGACGCATTTGGAATTCACGGCGTTGCTGGTATCTGGGGCGCACTTGCTACGGGTATTTTTGCAAACCCAGAAGTCAATGAGCTAGGAACTGGTTTACTCTATGGTAACGCAGATCAAGTGATGATTCAAATTGAAGGTATCATCGTAACTATCGTCTATACAGCGATCGCTACAGCGATTGTCTTTAAAATTGCTTCTATCCTAACAGGTGGTGCAAGAGTAAGCGCGGATGCAGAGTCTCAAGGTTTGGATGAAGTAGAACACGGCGAAAAAGCCTTCAACTTAAGATAA
- a CDS encoding P-II family nitrogen regulator has product MKKIESIIKPFKLEDVKDALAELDITGMTVSEVKGYGRQQGHSELYRGAEYVVDFLPKIKIEVVVVDELVDKVIDVIVKSARTGKIGDGKIFVSAIEKSVRIRTGELDNEAV; this is encoded by the coding sequence ATGAAAAAAATCGAATCAATTATCAAACCATTCAAACTTGAAGACGTTAAAGACGCTTTAGCGGAACTTGACATCACAGGTATGACAGTAAGCGAAGTGAAAGGTTACGGAAGACAACAAGGCCATTCAGAGCTTTACAGAGGCGCTGAGTATGTCGTTGATTTCTTACCAAAAATTAAAATCGAAGTGGTTGTTGTTGACGAGCTTGTTGACAAAGTCATCGATGTTATCGTTAAAAGTGCGCGTACGGGCAAAATCGGTGATGGAAAGATCTTTGTTTCTGCTATCGAGAAAAGTGTTCGTATTCGAACCGGTGAGCTTGATAACGAAGCTGTTTAA
- a CDS encoding molybdopterin-dependent oxidoreductase, producing the protein MRFTTCPLDCFDGCSIAVSKELKLKGNKSHPITQGYLCHHLNHYHTFERIEEPRYLGQSITMEEALKVLEEKLRAYEPSKTLYFKGSGNLGVMQGVTKRFFAEHKAVLASGSLCDEAGDAGVHESRGANLCLSPLHVKDAEVVILWGRNPTVTNSHMLPALKGKTLIVIDPVKIDLSSHAALHIQIKPRGDFYFALLLCRLVAMEEMEDQAFLKERTLNYKGFLDFISGIPMRKLLDKSHVNLNEIGDLLHLIKGKKVSILVGIGVQKYSFGHSVLRAIDALGAMLGLFGKVGCGVSYLSNSGFGFKAPFKVSTKTEPLPIANFGKYDLIFIQGGNPLSQMPSTSKVKEGLDKAKCIVYFGLHENETSAKAHLIIPAKSFLEKEDLKLSYGHHFIGRMPKLVESSIGISEYGLATAMLKAFGYEALESEESIIDGVIASNSIEKEGFLISKTYEDYPYEKTFYTKSGRFEFLEEFEDDFKEEEGFFLIAAKQNKSLNSQFVTDDYLYVPLCLGLVQEDRVRLTNRYGSCEYSAMPSDKLRDDCLLLYSGAKNANRLTPHAMSQEGNCAIYQEMKVKLEKVT; encoded by the coding sequence ATGCGTTTTACCACCTGTCCGCTGGATTGTTTTGATGGATGCAGCATTGCTGTTAGTAAAGAGCTTAAACTCAAAGGCAATAAATCCCACCCCATCACGCAAGGCTACCTCTGCCATCATCTAAACCACTACCATACCTTTGAACGTATTGAAGAGCCACGTTATTTGGGGCAAAGTATTACAATGGAAGAGGCTTTGAAGGTTTTGGAAGAGAAGTTAAGAGCGTATGAACCTTCCAAAACACTCTATTTTAAAGGCAGTGGAAATCTTGGTGTTATGCAAGGTGTCACCAAGCGCTTTTTTGCTGAGCATAAGGCAGTTCTAGCTTCTGGATCTCTTTGCGATGAAGCAGGAGATGCGGGGGTACATGAGAGCAGAGGGGCAAATTTGTGCTTGTCACCTTTACATGTAAAAGACGCTGAAGTTGTCATTTTATGGGGTCGAAATCCTACGGTGACCAACTCACACATGCTACCAGCCCTCAAAGGTAAAACACTCATTGTGATTGATCCTGTGAAGATTGACCTCTCCAGTCATGCCGCTCTTCACATTCAGATCAAACCACGAGGCGATTTTTACTTCGCACTCTTACTGTGTCGTTTAGTTGCGATGGAAGAGATGGAAGATCAAGCTTTTTTAAAAGAACGCACACTGAATTATAAAGGCTTTTTAGATTTCATCAGTGGTATTCCGATGCGAAAATTATTGGATAAATCGCACGTCAATCTTAATGAAATTGGGGATTTACTCCATCTCATCAAAGGAAAAAAAGTCTCTATTTTAGTCGGCATTGGTGTACAAAAATACAGCTTTGGTCACAGTGTTCTGCGTGCCATCGACGCTTTGGGTGCGATGCTCGGACTGTTTGGAAAAGTAGGCTGTGGTGTGAGTTATCTCTCTAACAGCGGTTTTGGTTTTAAGGCTCCTTTTAAAGTAAGTACTAAAACAGAGCCTTTGCCTATAGCGAATTTTGGTAAGTACGATCTCATCTTCATTCAAGGTGGCAATCCTCTGAGTCAAATGCCTTCTACTTCCAAAGTGAAAGAAGGGCTTGATAAAGCTAAATGCATTGTTTATTTTGGTTTGCATGAAAATGAGACGTCAGCAAAAGCGCATCTCATCATTCCCGCCAAAAGCTTTTTAGAAAAAGAGGATTTGAAACTGAGTTATGGTCATCACTTTATTGGACGAATGCCAAAGCTAGTTGAAAGTTCTATTGGTATCAGTGAATATGGATTGGCTACGGCAATGCTTAAAGCATTTGGGTATGAAGCGTTGGAGAGTGAAGAGAGCATTATTGATGGGGTTATTGCCTCCAACAGCATCGAAAAAGAGGGCTTTTTGATTTCTAAAACGTATGAAGACTATCCTTATGAAAAAACCTTTTATACGAAAAGTGGTAGGTTTGAATTTTTAGAAGAGTTTGAGGATGATTTTAAAGAGGAAGAGGGCTTTTTTCTTATTGCTGCAAAACAAAATAAGTCACTCAATTCACAGTTTGTCACCGATGATTACCTTTATGTTCCTCTTTGTTTGGGGTTGGTACAAGAAGATCGTGTTAGACTTACGAATCGTTATGGAAGCTGTGAATACTCGGCGATGCCAAGTGATAAGCTTCGTGATGATTGTCTGTTACTGTATAGCGGTGCCAAAAATGCGAACAGACTCACACCGCATGCGATGAGTCAAGAGGGAAATTGTGCCATTTACCAAGAGATGAAAGTAAAATTGGAAAAAGTAACATGA